The segment GATCCAGACGACCGCGTTGCTCGCGAAGCCGCTGTAGTCCTGTCGATCGAACGAGAACACCTGCGTGTTCACGACCTCCGTGCTCGTGCCGGTGATCGAGCCTGCGCCGTAGAGGCTGACGAGCCCGAACGAGATGTCGAGCGAAGTGTTCGTCTTGACGACGGCGAATGTCGGCTGGGCCCGGATGACCTGGCCGTCGTTCTGGTAACGGATCACGGCGCCGTTCTCATAGGCGATACGCTGCGGCACGTAGTATCGGTTCGCAACGTCCAGGTCGATCGTGCCATTCGACTGCTCGCGGACGGGGGTGCTGACCCCCCGGATCACATAGTTGAACTGGACGGTGAACGCGCCCGAATCGGGGCTCGACTGGAGCATGCCGAGTGTGGGGGCGGCGAAGATGGGGACTCCATCGACCCCGAGGCCGACGGCGGACGATGCGGTCGTGGGGATGTAGAACGTGCCCGCGTTCCGGGCCGACTGGGCCGCGAGGGTTTGCAGATCGATTGACCCTTTGACGGTGCCGAACTGTCCGAGGGCGTTGTTCATGTGCGACGCCTCGGAGTCTTTCATCCACACGGGGACGTACTGGTTGACGATCAAACTGAGGAACGTGAGGAAGACGAGGAGCGCCATGATCGTGCCGACCGTCGAGGCGACCCCCCGTTCATCCGACCGAAGCTCGCGGATCAGAACACGCATGGATTCACCCGAGGAGAATCCTCCGTATACATTCTGTCGGCCCATCCCGGGTGACGCTATTTATAGGTGTCGCGCTGAAAAGCTGACCTTGAGAATACGTCGATTTTCTCCATGAAATGGGCCTTCATTTTGACGGCGAATTTCGACCTCATTTTTCGAGACGGTCGGACGGTTCAGCGGGCCCGTTTCGACCGCCGACGCGCCGCCGCGTAGACGAGCGACGCCTCGCCCGCCATGAACCGTTTCATCCCCTCGATCGACGCGTATTCGTTCGGCGCGTGGGCTCGGGATCCGTGTCCGAGGCCCGTCGAGACCCACGGCAGCTTCAGGTACTCGTCGAACGCGAACGCGGGCATCGTGCCCCCGCTCGACGGCCAGATCTCCGGATCCTTCTCGTGCGACTCGACCGCCTCGATCGCCGCCTTCACGATCCACGAGTCCGGATCGGTCTTCGCGGGGCCGTACGGCCCGTGCACCTCGATCCGGAGGTCTCCGAAACCCCGTTTCTTCAGGTGGGCCCCCAGCTTCCGGAGGGTGCCATCGACCGTCATGTCCTTCACGAGCCGGATGTCGATCTTCGCGTACGCCTCGTGCGGCAGGACCGTCTTCGTGCCGCCGTGGTCGATGTACCCGGAGTAGATGCCACAGATGTTGACGGTCGGCTCGAACAGGTAGGTCCGAAGGAGCTTGTCCTTCGGCCGGTCGTACTTGAACTTCGCCGTTCGTTCCTCTTTCAGCCACGCGTTCGGATCAAACCGCTTCGCGAGCGCCTTGATCATCGCGATGTCCCTCTTCGTCGGCGGCACGACGTCGTCCCAGATGCCGTCGATCACCGGCCGCTGGTCCCGGTCGACGAGCGTGTTCAAAGCCTGCAGGAGCCGCCAGACGGGAGACCCGATCCACACCGCATTCGAACTGTGGATCTCGCTGTCCATCGGGCCCCCGGCTTGGGGGTTGCCGCGGGACCAGATCGTGAGGTAGAGACAGCCCTTCACGCCCAGGTAGATCGTCGGCACGCCGCGCAGGTCTTCCGAGTAGTCGTTCGCGAATGCGCCGTCCGCTCGGAGCTCGCGTCGGTGCGTCCGGATGAACTCGATGAAGTTCGCGCTGCTGATCTCCTCTTCGCCCTCGGCGAGGATCTTCAGGTTCACGGGCATCTCGTCGACGTCGCGGATCGTCTTCCACGTGAAGAGGTGATTCGACAGGGCCCCCTTCGAGTTCGTGGCGCCTCGGGCGATGATCGCCTCGCCGACCTCGGGGACCTGCCGGATCTCCGCCGCGAACGGCGGTGATGTCCAAGCCTTCAGATCGCCGACCGGCTGGACGTCGTACATCTCGTACTCGACGAGCGTCACCGGGGCGCCGACATCGAGCTCGCCGATCACGAGCGGATGGCCGCCTCTCGACCACATCTGGGTCTTGCACCCGATTTCCGCCATCATCGCGCGGACCGTCTCGGCGCAATCCTGGACGCCCTCGCCCGTCGCACTGACGGACGGTTGGCGAAGCAAGGCCCGCGTGGATTCGAGCGCTTGCGGAAAGCGCGACTCCAAGGCGCGGTAGACTTCGTCCGGAGCGGGTCGCTGCATCGGAGTTGGCAACGTGCGTCATCGGATAAGGTTTCACGCGTTCGAGGGCCGCATCGCGTCCGA is part of the Thermoplasmata archaeon genome and harbors:
- a CDS encoding M20/M25/M40 family metallo-hydrolase, with product MQRPAPDEVYRALESRFPQALESTRALLRQPSVSATGEGVQDCAETVRAMMAEIGCKTQMWSRGGHPLVIGELDVGAPVTLVEYEMYDVQPVGDLKAWTSPPFAAEIRQVPEVGEAIIARGATNSKGALSNHLFTWKTIRDVDEMPVNLKILAEGEEEISSANFIEFIRTHRRELRADGAFANDYSEDLRGVPTIYLGVKGCLYLTIWSRGNPQAGGPMDSEIHSSNAVWIGSPVWRLLQALNTLVDRDQRPVIDGIWDDVVPPTKRDIAMIKALAKRFDPNAWLKEERTAKFKYDRPKDKLLRTYLFEPTVNICGIYSGYIDHGGTKTVLPHEAYAKIDIRLVKDMTVDGTLRKLGAHLKKRGFGDLRIEVHGPYGPAKTDPDSWIVKAAIEAVESHEKDPEIWPSSGGTMPAFAFDEYLKLPWVSTGLGHGSRAHAPNEYASIEGMKRFMAGEASLVYAAARRRSKRAR